GTTCCTATTAACACAATATAACATATTAACAATACAAAAGATCATTAAAGGAATCATCACAAGACTAGATATGCCAAATATTTGCACTAAAATATCAGCTACATGAGACCCAATAGTCCCACACAAATTTTTTACAGGAGAGTCAGTTGCTACATTGAAAGATAAATCATCAGCATGATAAGTAAGGATTGATAAAGATACAAACGCTACAATAAAGGATAATGACAATATTTTCACAAAGAAAAAAGTTCTACTAAGTACAGATTTCATACTCTCAACTATCTTACCCAAAATAGTAACGCAAAGCATACCTTACAAAATTAATAAATATTAATAATACAAGAGGTGAAAGATCAAAATTATAGGAAATAGTAAAAGGCAAAATCCTTCTAATAAAACCCAAAGCAGGAGATATTAACTTAGATAATAACAAAAAGACACTATTAACAATCTCATTATACCTATTGACAACATTCAAGGCTATCAACCAGCTTAATATTACCCATAACATTAAAGAGAAATTATAAATACTCAACAGTGTATCAAGTAAATATACCAAAGGATGCATATAAGTAATAGTTCTCTAAAATTAACAATATATATTAAGTATCAAGTGTACAATACACTAAAATTATAGTCAATTAAAAGAGAAAATTCAACTTGAAAAACTCAAGAGTATTATTTATTATGTAAAGTTTACTTTAATTTTTGATCCTCAATGGGTTTATTAGTAACTTCAGTACTTAGTATACTTATACTACTAATTTTATCTGCATTTTTTTCTGCTGCAGAAACAAGCATAACTTCAATTAGTAGCTCGCTTATTCACAAATTAATGTTACGGGGTAATAAGAGAGCTCAAATCATTAACACATTAAGTCAAAAGAA
This Ehrlichia japonica DNA region includes the following protein-coding sequences:
- a CDS encoding YggT family protein yields the protein MHPLVYLLDTLLSIYNFSLMLWVILSWLIALNVVNRYNEIVNSVFLLLSKLISPALGFIRRILPFTISYNFDLSPLVLLIFINFVRYALRYYFG